The Pseudomonas azotoformans genome has a segment encoding these proteins:
- a CDS encoding DUF2062 domain-containing protein, whose product MPRRLFKRYMPDPSSIREHKSLQFLGTLLHDPNLWHLNRHSVARAMAVGLFAAFIPIPLQMLLAAVLAITVRGNMPIAVSLVWLTNPITMPVVFICTYMTGAWLMNVPPRSLPDDLTWEWISGQLSTLWQPFLLGSVVLGLVLGAIAYCLTMGYWRWWVAHQWKKRKQRRA is encoded by the coding sequence ATGCCCCGGCGCTTATTCAAACGGTACATGCCTGACCCCAGCAGCATCAGGGAACACAAGTCATTACAGTTTCTCGGCACTTTGCTGCATGACCCGAACCTCTGGCACCTGAACCGGCACTCGGTCGCACGCGCAATGGCCGTGGGTTTGTTCGCGGCATTTATCCCGATTCCGTTGCAGATGCTGCTGGCGGCCGTGCTGGCAATCACCGTGCGCGGCAATATGCCCATCGCGGTCAGCCTGGTGTGGCTGACCAACCCCATCACCATGCCGGTGGTGTTTATCTGCACCTACATGACTGGCGCCTGGCTGATGAATGTGCCGCCGCGCAGCCTGCCGGATGACCTGACCTGGGAATGGATCAGCGGCCAATTGAGTACGTTATGGCAGCCATTCCTGCTGGGTTCAGTGGTGCTGGGGCTGGTGTTGGGTGCGATCGCGTATTGCCTGACCATGGGTTATTGGCGCTGGTGGGTGGCCCACCAATGGAAAAAACGCAAACAGCGTCGCGCCTAG
- a CDS encoding sensor histidine kinase: MTAFKRPFKRLPGKHSLFWKLACLLIAFCLLMIWLSWSWGRYMEQQNAYLSDEARITLSGYAVRAEQAWNRGGNAGVDAWLQEMGKRESTWIGVIGNDLQSLSSYPLTDKESQRLTFLRGLDWPVSRHTKGLPWLKIPFPADPSAGSLVIELPQRFMPGRYQLFWRVVTNGVIPGLFTLLLCVGLYRLLIMPLNQLREQANAWRADQLNTRLSHDATSRQDELGELGRAFDHMSERLQGTVVLQQQLLRDMSHELRTPLSRLRVACDSEQDLTQLRERLGREIDAMQRLVEDSLQLAWLDTERTPLPQEDIQLQALWDMLRENACFESDWPAPRLPCLLGPECWVRGNLNALAQALENILRNAIRHSPVGGVISLDGRREGDYWHVWLEDQGGGIDDGDLERIFAPFTRLDGSRPGDGGFGLGLSIARNAVQRQDGSLWAENTGKGLRVHLRLRAC; this comes from the coding sequence ATGACAGCCTTTAAACGGCCCTTTAAACGCCTGCCGGGCAAGCACTCGTTATTCTGGAAGCTGGCCTGCCTGCTGATCGCCTTCTGTTTGCTGATGATCTGGCTCAGTTGGTCGTGGGGGCGATACATGGAGCAGCAGAACGCCTACCTGTCCGATGAAGCGCGGATCACCTTGAGTGGCTACGCGGTACGTGCGGAACAGGCATGGAACCGAGGCGGCAATGCGGGCGTCGATGCGTGGCTGCAGGAGATGGGCAAGCGCGAAAGTACCTGGATCGGCGTGATCGGCAATGACTTGCAATCGCTGAGCAGCTACCCGCTGACCGATAAGGAAAGCCAGCGCCTGACCTTTCTGCGTGGCCTGGACTGGCCGGTGAGCCGGCATACCAAAGGCCTGCCGTGGCTGAAAATCCCGTTTCCCGCCGACCCCAGCGCGGGTTCGCTGGTGATCGAATTGCCACAGCGTTTCATGCCGGGACGCTATCAACTGTTCTGGCGGGTAGTGACCAATGGTGTGATTCCCGGTCTGTTTACGCTGTTGCTGTGCGTCGGTCTGTATCGGCTGCTGATCATGCCCCTCAATCAATTGCGTGAGCAGGCCAACGCCTGGCGGGCCGACCAGTTGAATACGCGGCTGTCCCACGACGCCACCAGTCGTCAGGATGAATTGGGCGAGCTGGGCCGCGCGTTCGACCATATGTCCGAGCGTTTGCAGGGCACTGTGGTGTTGCAGCAGCAACTGCTGCGAGACATGTCCCATGAACTGCGCACACCGCTGAGCCGCCTGCGGGTGGCCTGTGACAGTGAGCAAGACCTGACGCAACTGCGCGAGCGACTCGGCCGTGAGATCGACGCCATGCAGCGCCTGGTGGAAGACAGCCTGCAACTGGCCTGGTTGGACACCGAACGGACGCCGCTGCCCCAGGAAGATATCCAGCTTCAGGCACTGTGGGACATGCTGCGCGAAAACGCATGTTTCGAGAGCGATTGGCCTGCACCGCGCCTGCCGTGCCTGCTCGGCCCGGAGTGCTGGGTGCGGGGCAACCTGAATGCGTTGGCCCAGGCCCTGGAAAACATCCTGCGCAATGCCATTCGCCACTCACCCGTGGGCGGTGTGATCAGCCTGGATGGGCGTCGCGAAGGTGACTATTGGCATGTGTGGCTGGAGGATCAGGGCGGCGGGATTGATGACGGGGACCTGGAACGGATCTTCGCACCGTTCACGCGCCTGGACGGATCACGCCCCGGCGACGGTGGCTTCGGGCTTGGGCTGAGCATCGCGCGCAATGCCGTGCAGCGCCAGGACGGCAGCCTGTGGGCGGAAAACACCGGAAAAGGGCTGCGCGTGCATCTGCGCCTGCGGGCTTGCTAG